In Streptomyces longhuiensis, the following proteins share a genomic window:
- a CDS encoding VOC family protein has product MSRHIQVTFDAHDPRALSSFWRDALGYVHPGPPGVEVPEGADPLAAWDDFLARIGVPEEQRNTRSAIEDPEGRGPRVFFQQVPEGKTAKNRVHLDVRAAPGLEGEERMTALEAECARLVALGAVRVRRDEPAPPLSTGYIVMADPEGNEFCLD; this is encoded by the coding sequence GTGAGCCGCCACATCCAGGTCACCTTCGACGCCCACGACCCGAGGGCGCTGTCGTCGTTCTGGCGCGACGCGCTGGGCTACGTCCACCCCGGACCGCCCGGCGTCGAGGTGCCCGAGGGCGCCGACCCGCTGGCCGCGTGGGACGACTTCCTCGCGCGGATCGGCGTACCGGAGGAGCAGCGCAACACGCGGTCGGCCATCGAGGACCCGGAGGGACGGGGCCCGCGGGTGTTCTTCCAGCAGGTGCCGGAGGGCAAGACCGCCAAGAACCGCGTCCATCTCGACGTCCGCGCGGCCCCCGGACTTGAGGGGGAGGAGCGGATGACGGCGCTCGAAGCCGAGTGCGCCCGGCTCGTCGCGCTCGGCGCCGTGCGGGTACGCCGCGACGAGCCCGCGCCCCCGCTGAGCACGGGCTACATCGTGATGGCCGACCCGGAGGGGAACGAGTTCTGCCTGGACTGA